The genomic stretch AAATGTGTGCGTATATGTATTGATTTGTGTGCTGATACTTGATGAACTATTCGTATTCTTTTGTGATATAATATTTGAGTACTATTCATGTTTATTTGTTTAGAATTATTTGATATACTTATAATTTGTTTCATATATGTATGCATACTATCGAGCAGGTAGCAGTGTCATATTTTTCGCAAAAGTATCTAGTGGAAAGTAGGATTCAGTGGAAACATGGAAATTCAAATATGTGCCTCATATTTTGCAAAGCCTGTGCTAACAAGATCAACTCTGCAACTGATCCACATATTTTGCAAACAGACACCCGCTTCATGGCTCTCATTTTACATAAACCCCTCGATCTTTCCCCCCATACATTACAAGGATCCTCACATGTATCTTGCGGCAAGGTGGCATAGAGATTACAATGTACAAAGGTAGAAGATGAAAGTTACCAAAATTGACATCAGGAGTTAGCGGAATCTTGCATACAAGATGTAAAAAATAGGTGCAAGTTTCCATTTGTATGTTGTATGTACACCCAATCCACAAGGCCCCCCCAGCCAACTTTGCCTAAAGAACCGCTTGTACTTTATGTTCTCGCTGGCCTATAGTTCGCTCGAAGAAGGTTGTGTTACGGTGGCTTGGAGATATACATTCATCCTTTTTGCTGATGGCTGAAGGTTATCTGCTTTAGGAAAATGAAAGATTAGTTATTAATACAGTTACATCACCCCAATCATCAAAAATGGGGATACGTAATAAACTGATGAAGCAATTTGGAAACATGAAGGGCGCTATAAATCGACTGAGATGAACTACACGCAAATGGAACACGCCGACTGACATAATTACCATTTTAGCATCAAATCTTGCTAGAACTCTCTGCACTTGTCTGTAAACTATTTGTTCATAGGCATTCTCTCTTTCTTACATAAATCAGGAATGGGCATCAGAATGATAGCTAAACTACGCAATATTAAGTTATTAACATACAAAATGATATTTCCATAAGCTGAAAGCTGTTTTAGGTTCTAGATTAAACCCGCGGACAAGTTATTTAAATGATCATGTTTCATACCTGCAGTGTAAACAAGGAGCTACACTCGTGTACTTCCTTCTTGGTTCAGAGGAATAACAACATCCAGGTTTTCCGTGATTTGCCAACCCTTTGGATATAAAAGATCTCTGTCTTCCATATGAAGATGAAAGTTCATGATTTTTGAACAGCCAGCTGGTATGCCCTCCATATGAGTTTCATCTTCCACAAGTTGTTCTATAAATGTCGTCACCTGTAAGAATTTTCATTTTCAAAGCTATCAGATCAGTAAACAGTATTTTTTTCTTCTTCGAAAAGACGTAATCCTAGGCCTCTGCATTggttgatgcacacaaccattttaATTGATGAGTTCAGTTTTTACAAGTAAAACTAAATAAACACGAAAGGGTCATATAATCCaacaaaaaaaatgtaaaatgaCTAAAAGTTACTCATGTGACATCACATCAGCTTCCGTCACCAAGAGGTTGCATTCATAAACCAAACCAGAGATCAGTAAACAGCATATAAGCATGTTCCAGATTAAAAATACAAAGGGAAGACACTGTTTAAACATATGTACAAAGGGAAGACCACGAATTGTCACCTTGTATAAGTTTCAACTGTGCAGTATTGGATAAAATCTTCTACATGGGCAACATTTTATGAGCAGGGCCAGTCTTAATGGAAGAAATGAAGGCAAATGTATATGATTGCATTTATCTAGAAAAAAAATGTGCAAAAGTGTGGCATGCACAACAGACTGTCCGACAGATAGTCAGCTTCCAGATAAACTAGACAAATCAAAGATGTGAACACACGCAAGGTGTGTTCAATCTCCTCATCGTGTAATAGGAGATAGTTTGCACTTAATTATGTCTGGAATGCACTTCCACATGCACAGTTGTAGTCCAGTAATGCTTCAAACTTAGCCAACTGCAAATATAAGGTCATGGTAAAAATAACTGCaaatgtaagggcatctccaagggTGTTCCCTAAACCATCTGTCCACTTGTTTCCCCGTATGGACAAGATTTAGGGAAGGTTTAGGAAACACCCTTGGAGATGTGCTTAGTAGCTGCTACTCGATGAGTTTTACAGCAACAGGAAGGTTATGAACAGGGTCAAAACTCAAAAGTACTCTAAGATTTACATAAATGCAAGAGCTGCACTTTTACGGTTGAAAAACCCCGCATGTTCCCTTGTACGGAGTATATTGTATAACAACAAAAAAACTATGCAGCAGCTtggcatgagatgaatgcaacgtgATGAGGAGTTGAATCGAGGCAATGAACGGGGGGCAGAAGCAGCTTACTTGAAACCCCTGCTTGACCGTGTCCAGCAGCCGGATGTAATTCCAGGCCTGATGAGCCCTCTTCTTGGTGTCCCACAGCATAGTGCTGCTGAAAGCAAAGCCTGACATGTCCACATGGAACCTACGCAGCCTCCTGCTCTTCTCGGCCGTATGCCACCCCACCACCCGGCTCCCGTTACACACCGGCCCTGCCAGTATCGTCTTGCTCTTCCCCGGGGCAAGCATTGCGACAGGCCAGGTGCCGAAACTCCtgaacaacacaatcaagattgcTCGTCAATCAATTGGCATCACTGAGTCCCGGATTTGCAATGGTTATTGTAGGCATCTAAATTGACTAGTAGTAGAACATTTTAAGGGGAATTGACAAGAATTTCAATCTGGAACCACGATGAATGCTAATTGTGGGAACTGTGGTAGTATGATTGATATATTACCTTATCTGGCGAAGGTGGTGGAAGAGGTCAAGGGAGTAGACGTTGGTCTCGTCGGCGAAGTACACGATGCCGTGCAGGCGGTGGTGCTCGATATGGTCGAGcgccgcgttccggcggcgcagGCGGCTGTCCACGGGGAGGTCCTGCCTCCGGCGGCGGGGCTCCTGGGGCGGCTCGGGGGCGGGGGAGGATAGGTGGCGATACATGACCCCGCAGCCGCGGAGCAGAGCGGCCGTCTCGCTCGTGGCGGCGCTATCCTCGACGACGAGCCAGAGCAGCGGGGACGGCGCGAGGCGGAGCGTGTGCGCGAGCCGGCGCAGGTAGTAGGCCTGGAGCGGGCGGGCGCGGGTCGGCGTGACGACCAGGAGCAACTTCGGCTGTagaggcttcggcggcggcggcggcggcggcggcagcgggtgaggGTCCGTGACGGCCTCTGAAGCGGAGGGCAGCGGGAGCtggtggtcgaggtggaggtggcggtgcgcGAAGAAGAAGAGGCCGGCGACGAAGCCGAGGAGGAAGCAGATGAGGAAGCACGGCGCCGAGATGGGGCGCCGCGGCGAGCACGGCGGCGCCATGTTTGTGCGCGCGCGAGGCTGTTTGGTTTCTAAGCAGCGGCGGCAGGCGCCGTGGCCATGGTTTTGGGGGAAGCGGGCGGAGGTGGACTTGGTCGCGGTGGCGTGGCCGCGTGGGTGGACGACGGGGTCGGACGCGCAGCCGGAATGGGCCGCCCAGCCGCGGATGTCTGGGGCATGTCACTACGTCACCATGGCGGCCCGGTTGGCGTCGGGATGCCGACGAACTGGACACGAGGATGATTTTGTTTCTCTCCCTAAAAAAAGTCCATGATTCGACGCCAAcaagaaaagtaaaaaaaaaacagcaaagcaacttttttttcgaaattccACCCACCTATTTATAATCATCAACAACAGTAGTACAAAAAGGCTCAAAAGTAATGAAAATTACAAATAAGTAATTGGACCACCTACCGACAACTACGCCGTCCTCACCCCTCCATCACCGAAGTCAAGGCAAAacgtgtcgtagtagagcttgttataGTAGAGAGAAACAAAATAGGTGGTGTGGTGGACCACGGTCCCTCGTCGGTGGGGAGTTTCTGTTCTTAATTTAATTTGCTTTTCAGtctcttttttgggatggtgaggcggcggctacatcctaaagtcagaataaggtcctcccagccctatcctcgctccggtggtgcatctagcgctgtcggagggcgcgtggagttgtgtgcccgtcggatctgctgggatccggtcggttttcatgtttgttggtgtggtttcatgatagtctcttccgatctacggttgtcatcattggtaatggttgctgctctggtgcgctggtcctttgggaccttagcacgacgactccccgtctatctactacaacaagctctactacgacaagctttgcctaactccggcgatggaggggcgaggacagcggcgcgc from Lolium rigidum isolate FL_2022 chromosome 4, APGP_CSIRO_Lrig_0.1, whole genome shotgun sequence encodes the following:
- the LOC124708404 gene encoding probable glucuronosyltransferase Os10g0205300, whose amino-acid sequence is MAPPCSPRRPISAPCFLICFLLGFVAGLFFFAHRHLHLDHQLPLPSASEAVTDPHPLPPPPPPPPKPLQPKLLLVVTPTRARPLQAYYLRRLAHTLRLAPSPLLWLVVEDSAATSETAALLRGCGVMYRHLSSPAPEPPQEPRRRRQDLPVDSRLRRRNAALDHIEHHRLHGIVYFADETNVYSLDLFHHLRQIRSFGTWPVAMLAPGKSKTILAGPVCNGSRVVGWHTAEKSRRLRRFHVDMSGFAFSSTMLWDTKKRAHQAWNYIRLLDTVKQGFQVTTFIEQLVEDETHMEGIPAGCSKIMNFHLHMEDRDLLYPKGWQITENLDVVIPLNQEGSTRV